A part of Lacibacter sp. H407 genomic DNA contains:
- a CDS encoding Gfo/Idh/MocA family protein, protein MSREKRMKHTRFLLVGCGTIGQRHAALAAEKGVLVAVCDINETKAKAFSAKYNCYGYTSIKEMLKNEEAEALLVCTPNGLHATHSISGLKAGVHVLCEKPMAISSVDCKRMINAAAKAKKHLLIVKQNRLNPPVAAVKNLLAKNKLGKIYSIQVNCFWKRGAKYYQQSDWRGTKALDGGVLFTQFSHFIDLLYWFFGEVKTVKGFTANVAHQLLIEVEDTGVFSFVTNTGVPGTLHYSTNTKNKNYEGSITILAEKATIKIGGSYLNTIEYQEPVLIDVAKLTAGNDANQYKGYQGSMNNHARVYDAFIRVIAGKQRNYVSGEEGIHSVKMIEQFYKAGGKLRAASF, encoded by the coding sequence ATGAGCAGAGAAAAAAGAATGAAGCACACTCGTTTTTTATTGGTCGGATGTGGAACCATCGGACAGCGTCATGCAGCATTGGCCGCAGAAAAGGGCGTGCTCGTTGCAGTGTGTGATATTAATGAAACAAAGGCGAAGGCATTTTCAGCGAAATATAATTGTTATGGCTACACATCGATAAAAGAAATGTTGAAAAACGAAGAAGCGGAAGCATTACTTGTTTGCACACCCAATGGTTTGCATGCAACACATAGCATCAGCGGATTGAAAGCGGGGGTGCATGTGTTGTGTGAAAAGCCAATGGCGATTTCATCGGTTGATTGTAAGCGGATGATCAATGCTGCTGCTAAAGCAAAAAAACATTTGCTGATCGTAAAGCAGAATCGCTTGAACCCACCTGTAGCTGCTGTTAAGAACCTGCTTGCTAAAAATAAACTCGGAAAAATTTACAGTATACAAGTGAATTGTTTCTGGAAACGTGGTGCGAAGTACTACCAACAATCAGATTGGCGGGGAACAAAAGCCTTGGATGGTGGCGTATTGTTTACACAGTTCAGTCATTTTATTGATCTGTTGTATTGGTTTTTTGGTGAGGTAAAAACTGTAAAAGGGTTCACCGCTAACGTGGCGCATCAACTATTGATCGAGGTAGAAGATACCGGTGTGTTTTCGTTTGTTACCAACACCGGAGTGCCGGGTACACTCCATTACAGCACAAATACAAAGAATAAAAATTACGAAGGTTCAATCACAATCCTTGCAGAGAAAGCAACAATCAAGATCGGTGGGTCATATTTGAATACGATCGAGTATCAGGAACCGGTTTTGATTGATGTGGCGAAACTTACTGCTGGTAATGATGCCAATCAATACAAAGGGTACCAGGGATCGATGAATAATCATGCGAGGGTGTATGATGCGTTTATACGGGTGATCGCAGGAAAGCAGAGGAATTATGTGTCGGGGGAAGAGGGGATTCATAGTGTGAAAATGATTGAGCAGTTCTATAAAGCCGGCGGAAAGCTGCGAGCTGCCAGCTTCTAG